In Alphaproteobacteria bacterium, the following proteins share a genomic window:
- a CDS encoding aromatic amino acid lyase, whose amino-acid sequence MTVTLGQPADLTPETYNRVIYDGEPVALASDVMARLDRNLAAFNDFARTAGFIYGTTTGAGAMVHNTVDRDAWQERQRKVVLNHSAAIGPPLPGAVARGIILVRLAHFLGMTAAVSPHFAQYLTDRLNDGFTPWVPSEGMGMDGETIPHGHVSQTFIGEGFVMDPTGQRVPAGQWLAAHDIAPVELGRRDGGAFSNGFGASVALAMHVRRRLARALDVHTAVAACSAEAMAVLDEHYGPDVVRLLDARGLPQTIAAMAGLMAGSAIPRAGVQAAISYRVTPQVHAVLLDALWRLDEELAREMRSRPNNVAFFPAGPDGPARVVHAGQFHNQPLANLADAAALALAQVAILANRRLHRLLDPQETGLSKQLALQPGTDSGLIILHKSAVGFEPELKALAQPFSLHTVESSLGHTDVETMAMPALGRLLRMADMTAAIAAYELYAALVAIDQRGARPGAGVAAIHALVRARIPPFTADRNYGPEIETLRDLMATDAFLALIPSLDHAAASADIHA is encoded by the coding sequence ATGACGGTCACTCTGGGCCAACCGGCCGACCTGACGCCAGAGACATACAATCGGGTGATCTATGACGGTGAGCCGGTGGCTCTTGCCAGCGATGTGATGGCCCGTCTCGATCGCAATCTGGCCGCCTTCAATGACTTTGCCCGGACCGCCGGTTTCATCTACGGCACCACCACCGGCGCCGGCGCCATGGTCCACAACACCGTCGACCGCGACGCCTGGCAGGAGCGTCAGCGCAAGGTGGTGCTGAACCACTCCGCGGCCATCGGCCCACCCCTGCCCGGCGCGGTGGCGCGCGGCATCATCCTCGTCCGGCTGGCCCATTTTCTGGGAATGACCGCGGCCGTATCGCCTCATTTTGCCCAATACCTGACGGATCGCCTCAATGACGGCTTCACGCCGTGGGTGCCGTCGGAGGGCATGGGCATGGACGGCGAGACCATCCCGCACGGCCATGTTTCCCAGACCTTCATCGGCGAGGGCTTTGTCATGGACCCCACGGGCCAGCGTGTGCCGGCCGGCCAATGGCTGGCGGCGCACGATATTGCACCGGTGGAGCTCGGCCGGCGCGATGGCGGCGCCTTCTCCAACGGCTTTGGCGCGTCGGTTGCCCTGGCCATGCATGTGCGCCGCCGGCTGGCCCGCGCGCTCGACGTCCACACCGCCGTCGCTGCCTGCTCGGCCGAGGCCATGGCGGTGCTCGATGAACATTACGGCCCCGACGTTGTGCGTCTGCTGGACGCCCGCGGCCTGCCACAGACCATCGCCGCCATGGCCGGCCTGATGGCCGGCTCGGCCATTCCGCGCGCCGGTGTGCAGGCGGCCATCAGCTACCGCGTCACTCCGCAGGTCCATGCGGTGCTGCTGGATGCCTTATGGCGACTGGACGAAGAACTCGCCCGTGAGATGCGCTCACGCCCCAACAATGTGGCGTTCTTCCCGGCCGGCCCCGACGGCCCCGCCCGTGTCGTCCATGCCGGCCAGTTTCACAACCAGCCGCTGGCCAATCTGGCCGACGCCGCGGCGCTGGCCCTGGCCCAGGTGGCGATCCTCGCCAACCGTCGCCTGCACCGTCTGCTTGACCCGCAGGAAACCGGTCTGTCAAAGCAGCTTGCCCTGCAGCCCGGCACCGATTCCGGCCTCATCATCCTGCACAAATCAGCCGTCGGGTTTGAGCCGGAGCTCAAGGCCCTGGCCCAGCCATTCAGCCTGCACACGGTGGAATCCAGCCTCGGCCACACCGACGTGGAGACCATGGCCATGCCGGCCCTGGGTCGTCTGCTGCGCATGGCGGACATGACCGCCGCCATCGCCGCCTATGAACTCTATGCGGCGCTGGTGGCGATCGATCAGCGCGGCGCCCGTCCCGGCGCCGGAGTCGCCGCCATCCACGCACTGGTGCGGGCTCGCATTCCGCCCTTCACCGCTGACCGCAACTACGGACCCGAAATCGAAACGTTGCGCGACCTGATGGCGACCGACGCCTTCCTCGCCCTCATTCCAAGCCTGGACCATGCCGCCGCCAGCGCCGACATCCACGCCTGA
- a CDS encoding aromatic amino acid lyase: MMTIRLNAFGDLTPRAYDRIVAGEATVAVSDQALARVEANHQAFLSHIESGAIVYGTNTGTGALVHTALPREDWLPMQEAVLVNRAGASGPPLAPDVARGIVLLRLHMALTAVSAVSADLCRFLVDRVNDRMTPWVPGQALGMDGEMIVQSHALTPIIGQGFVMTEDGGRQPAADWLAARAITPYRLQMREGLFLVSGHTASWARLRQVRRDVLDTAALLTMTASASIEGMAAMDQHYAAELEQLMPVPGLAPVLKAIRAYRAGSAIPTSSFQAPISYRTTPMIHGALLAAVAALDGAMAGELHSVDDNPLVLGDQSDGLRLFHAGVFHNQHTANLVDGLAVPLTQLGLLSAHRLHRLLDPAETGLTRQLAARPGMDNGLIILHKAVIGLEPRLKALAAPFTIHTTESSLGHTDVETMIFPAIDRIAEMCSLLRRFALYELYTALAAIDQRQAKPGERIEAIRRIVRRRITPYKGPRQLGHDIDVLEEIAAAADFRCLVLPLEPEPQP, translated from the coding sequence ATGATGACCATCCGCCTCAATGCTTTTGGCGACCTGACGCCGCGGGCCTATGACCGGATCGTTGCCGGCGAGGCGACCGTGGCGGTTTCTGACCAGGCCCTCGCCCGCGTCGAGGCCAACCACCAGGCCTTTCTCAGTCACATCGAGTCCGGTGCCATCGTCTATGGCACCAATACCGGCACCGGCGCGCTGGTCCACACCGCTCTGCCGCGTGAGGACTGGCTGCCCATGCAAGAAGCCGTGCTGGTCAACCGGGCCGGCGCCTCCGGCCCACCCCTCGCCCCGGACGTCGCCCGCGGCATCGTGCTGTTGCGGCTGCACATGGCGCTCACCGCCGTATCGGCGGTCAGTGCCGATCTCTGTCGCTTTCTGGTGGACCGGGTCAATGACCGCATGACTCCGTGGGTGCCGGGCCAGGCCCTCGGCATGGACGGCGAGATGATCGTGCAGTCCCACGCGCTGACGCCGATCATCGGCCAGGGCTTCGTCATGACAGAGGACGGCGGCCGGCAACCGGCCGCCGACTGGCTGGCGGCGCGCGCCATCACGCCCTATCGCCTGCAAATGCGCGAGGGCCTGTTCCTCGTCAGCGGTCACACCGCATCTTGGGCGCGTCTGCGCCAGGTGCGCCGCGACGTGCTGGACACGGCGGCGCTGCTGACCATGACCGCATCTGCCTCTATCGAGGGCATGGCGGCCATGGATCAGCACTATGCAGCGGAACTGGAACAGCTCATGCCGGTGCCGGGTCTGGCCCCGGTATTGAAGGCCATCCGCGCCTACCGTGCGGGCTCGGCCATCCCCACCAGCTCTTTTCAGGCGCCCATTTCCTACCGCACCACGCCGATGATCCATGGCGCTCTGCTGGCCGCCGTGGCGGCGCTGGATGGCGCCATGGCCGGGGAACTGCACTCGGTTGACGACAATCCCCTGGTGCTCGGCGACCAGTCTGACGGCCTGCGATTATTCCACGCTGGCGTCTTTCACAATCAGCACACCGCCAATCTGGTGGATGGGCTGGCTGTGCCCCTGACCCAGCTTGGCCTGCTGTCGGCACACCGCCTGCACCGACTGCTGGACCCGGCAGAGACCGGCCTGACTCGCCAACTCGCCGCCCGCCCCGGCATGGACAACGGCCTGATCATCCTGCACAAGGCGGTCATCGGCCTCGAACCGCGGCTCAAGGCGCTGGCTGCGCCCTTTACCATCCACACCACCGAATCGAGCCTCGGCCATACGGATGTGGAGACCATGATCTTTCCGGCCATCGATCGCATCGCCGAGATGTGCAGCCTGCTGCGCCGCTTCGCTCTCTACGAGCTCTATACGGCACTGGCCGCCATTGACCAGCGCCAGGCGAAACCCGGTGAGCGCATCGAGGCGATCCGGCGGATCGTCCGCCGGCGCATAACGCCCTATAAAGGCCCCCGCCAACTGGGGCATGATATCGACGTTCTGGAAGAGATCGCAGCCGCCGCCGATTTCCGCTGCCTTGTCCTGCCGCTTGAACCGGAGCCCCAGCCATGA
- a CDS encoding protein-L-isoaspartate O-methyltransferase produces the protein MTTDEITAAQLSEAGRRSAAARRIMVECQIRAQGVRDERILAAMAELPREAFLAGPRAALAYVDEDLPLDGRAPDGAHLDGAPAGATKTAAGGGQAQRYLMEPSVLARLLEAGQIKPDDIALDVGCGTGYATALLARLTAGVVGLESDARLAEQAERLLVGLSVDNAAIVRGPLTLGYSRQAPYDVILINGAIRQIPPALEGQLADGGRLLAVVRDAGGLGRATVFRRTAVEGNDRGRLTRRIVFDAATPDLADLATSPAFAF, from the coding sequence ATGACGACGGACGAGATCACCGCGGCCCAGTTGTCGGAAGCCGGACGGCGCAGCGCCGCGGCGCGACGCATCATGGTGGAATGTCAGATCCGGGCCCAGGGAGTGCGCGACGAGCGTATCCTCGCGGCAATGGCGGAATTGCCGCGAGAGGCCTTTCTGGCCGGTCCGCGAGCGGCCCTGGCTTATGTGGACGAGGACTTGCCGCTGGACGGGCGCGCGCCGGACGGGGCGCACCTGGATGGGGCCCCGGCAGGCGCGACAAAAACCGCAGCGGGTGGCGGGCAGGCGCAGCGCTATCTGATGGAGCCAAGTGTCCTTGCCCGGCTACTGGAAGCCGGCCAGATCAAGCCAGACGATATCGCGCTGGATGTAGGATGCGGCACCGGCTATGCCACGGCGTTGCTGGCGCGCCTGACGGCCGGGGTGGTCGGTCTCGAGAGCGACGCCCGTCTGGCGGAGCAGGCCGAAAGACTGTTGGTCGGCCTGTCGGTGGATAACGCCGCCATTGTCCGCGGTCCTTTGACTCTGGGCTATTCGCGGCAGGCGCCCTATGACGTCATCCTGATCAACGGTGCGATCCGCCAGATACCGCCGGCCCTGGAAGGACAGTTGGCCGACGGCGGCCGGCTGCTTGCGGTGGTGCGCGATGCAGGCGGTCTGGGCCGGGCGACGGTGTTCCGGCGCACCGCCGTGGAAGGCAACGACAGAGGCCGGCTGACCCGGCGGATTGTTTTTGATGCGGCCACGCCCGATCTGGCCGACCTGGCCACATCGCCCGCATTCGCCTTCTAG